Proteins encoded within one genomic window of Brassica rapa cultivar Chiifu-401-42 chromosome A09, CAAS_Brap_v3.01, whole genome shotgun sequence:
- the LOC103840914 gene encoding LOB domain-containing protein 38 produces MSCNGCRVLRKGCSESCILRPCIQWIESAEAQGHATVFVAKFFGRAGLMSFISSVPESQSPALFQSLLYEACGRTVNPVNGAVGLLWTGNWSICQAAVETVLRGGSLRPMPELLTRDGGFGGFPSTTSDEASEICTEMLNDCGDRSAYHHCRFSSSRTSRPTASPPNRKRLASEQQQRQSSELDLSLLPTFPIKTTPLKEETVRPETPSMYSGESVTTTPFMDNIAGERFVRVGGETTKLLNLFA; encoded by the exons ATGAGTTGCAATGGCTGTCGCGTGCTTCGAAAAGGTTGCAGCGAGAGTTGCATCCTCCGTCCTTGCATCCAATGGATCGAATCCGCCGAAGCTCAAGGCCATGCCACCGTATTCGTCGCTAAGTTTTTCGGCCGTGCCGGTTTAATGTCATTTATCTCCTCCGTACCGGAATCTCAAAGCCCTG CTTTGTTCCAGTCCTTGCTCTATGAAGCTTGTGGGAGAACTGTGAACCCAGTAAACGGCGCCGTCGGGTTGTTGTGGACAGGGAACTGGAGTATCTGTCAAGCCGCGGTTGAGACGGTTCTTCGCGGCGGTTCTTTGAGACCCATGCCGGAGCTTCTAACACGCGACGGTGGTTTCGGAGGGTTTCCGTCTACAACTTCCGACGAAGCATCGGAGATCTGCACGGAGATGTTGAATGATTGCGGTGACAGGAGTGCCTACCACCACTGCCGATTCTCGAGCTCTAGAACCAGTAGGCCTACCGCTTCTCCGCCTAATCGGAAACGATTAGCGTCAGAACAACAACAACGACAGTCGTCGGAGCTAGATCTCTCTCTACTACCTACTTTCCCGATCAAAACGACACCGCTTAAGGAGGAAACGGTTCGACCCGAAACACCGTCTATGTACTCAGGGGAATCCGTTACAACGACGCCGTTTATGGACAACATCGCTGGTGAAAGATTCGTACGCGTAGGAGGAGAAACTACAAAGTTGCTCAACCTTTTTGCTTGA